The Glycine soja cultivar W05 chromosome 9, ASM419377v2, whole genome shotgun sequence sequence TTGGCATGAGTATCACCCTACAAGTTTGATCCAAAAGATTAAAGGCACATTTACAGCAGTAAGAATGTAGCAAAATGAAACCTTTATGTCACAAACAATGTACATacaactttttttcattttaatatgttGTTGTCATTCTCCACATATTTAAGACGTTCCTATTTCAGTGCCAtacttgattttcatttttgcaTTTCCTCTCACTGCAGATTGAATATCCAACTCACACTAATCCATTAATCCTACAGTTCACTGCAGTATTCCACAATGATATGGTAATGTTACATActaattgtttttattcttcATGTTGTTTCATATTTGCTTTCTTGCTATAATTATTTGCAGGACATTATAGAAGTGCCCACTTTTTACCACCAACAATGGGCACCAGAATACCCTGAGTTTGTCAACTTTAGATATGATGGAACAATATACCAAATCAGGCTAAGGCAGAATCGGGCAAAAGTCTACTTTGCGGAAGGGCTGAAAGAATTCAGAAAAGATTTATCAATTTACGAACCTGTGATCATTAAATTCTTGACATGCAACAACAAATCCATGTTTGATCTTTATTTCGTTCCCTCACTGGAATGCCAGACTTGCGGAAGGCCAGAAGTTATGTCAAGACAACATATTTGGACACTTGAAATCACACAATCAATTCTTGGTGCACCAGGACCACTGGTAACAATGAAAACCTCTTCAATGTTGCTTATTAATTCATACCTATATATCATGCTATTTTTTTCTCATGCAGAGACTCCCCAATTGTGCCATGACACATGTAAATGTCTGCGGTCAACACATGACCATTCTCAGGAGATTTGGACCTCCATTACAGTGGAATGTTGTGGTGGTTGATGGTGGAGTTAGGCGCAGATATGTTGTCCAACCATggtatcaattccttgcagaTAATGATTTCTCCCACGGTGATGAAGTCTCCTTCTATTACAGGACCATTGATAAAATATGGGAAATTGTCATCCGCCGGAGAAAGAATTGGGAGTATTAGAGTTAACTTATGTACTTtgatttttctatctttttgtcttttatgAACATTTTGTCAATTACATGGTCTCtttcttatttacttatttgaCTTTGAACTTCagatatattataaatgtttaatctttttattttgcacattagcttaaattttatttctcttttacaCATCAGTATTGGttcataaaaacatttttattttgttttctgccaGAGTTAAACATTCTACGCATGGAGTATATTTCTGATGCAGTTGAGATGTATTCCACATAAATTTtggctttcaaattttgttttgtcaTATGACATTGTTAAGGAATGTATCAGTGAGTTTTGAGTTTTCatggtttgaatttgaatgAAATGAGTCTGTTTTATTTAATCTGCtatattagtaatttataaCTGTTGTACTACGAATTTATTGTTTAGTAAACTGAACATTGTTGATAGAGGGATATTGTTGTCTATTATGCTAATCTTACACATTCCCTACTATGCTCATCTCATATTTATTTGCTACTTATTCCAGTGCTTATGTTTTATAGACCATGTAATATCCATGTTCTGTTTTCAGATTTACttgatcagaaaaaaaaaacttatcccaCCATGCTGTGACCTTTCAATATTTTTGCTTCTAATTATtgaacattttagttttttaaagttacgaagaaaagttttttgtttttttcctaaCCTTTGTGTTTTGCATTTTCGTTTCCCACAAAATTACCCTTCTTCACTAAATAAGAAAGCCAATAGTAACATAAGCAATGGATTCTCTCATTCTCATCctgcatttgaaaacaacagcacagagtaaaaaaaaagaaataaaatatacaaaaaattaaagattaaacaaaaattgtggatttttaaagatataaaaaccaaatatttatattttgcaaTAAAGAGATCATAgttgtgaatttttaaaaatagaataatcaaatattttaattataaaataaagagatcaaattgtagattaaataaaattaaaaaaacaaaattgcatttaagtttagcaatttttaactattaaaatgctatatgtttaaattaatttaagctgcatatttttttacattcaaattgctagaatagttttttaactttaaattacaAAGAGCATTAACTTTGTCTCCCGTAATCATATACATAACTAAAATTGttctaaaacattattttttataaatgattataattttttttgctgaattagattaaaatttattttggataagaaaatgttatttttaaatagtattatttatagagattacaaaattatttaacataacaacaaattatttttatagactgaaacattttttaaaacaaagactaaaacatcatttttttataagtgtaaattatcttttataatgaaaatattactttcatatgcccactattttttttttaaaacaaacactacaaaattattttacaaaaaagctttttttttaagtgtcaATTATCTTTTACAATGAAAATATTACTTTCATATGtctattaattatgaaaatttagtccctcttcacaataaaatacactaaattaaaaaattttccCGCAAAaccacaatattttttaatttatttcctatgtttcttttatataatttaaatcaattttaaaatgttttcaaCACAATCAACTCTTGATACAAATTATCTTTATGTTATATACAAACAGAACCCTGACAAATAGTATTTATGTCACTTACAGTAGAATTATACAAATAACGCTCTGACAAATATTATCTATGTCACTTACAGTTGAATGATACAAACAACACcctaacaaataatatttatttcgcTTACAGTAAAATACCGACCCGTGCATCACACGGGCACTCCAGTAGGCCTAACCCATGTACAAACAAAGTCAACTAGTGGCCATCAAATTAAAAAGCCCATTCATTCAACGGTAACCAAAAGTTTCCCAACTTGGGAAATGAAACTAAGTTTCCCATAGTAGAATTTCGTCAAAACCTCAATCCCAATTTGATTAGAGTTTGTGTTATTGTTGTCAATATTTTGATAACCATTAGTTTTCCCAAATTAACTTAACTTAATACCTATCAGGTGACTTATGTTTCATGACTTTCATATAATATACcatgtaaattaaaaattaaggtttaaatcttaattatacttttcatcttaactttttaattttaagcaaattttactcttaacaaattaatttgaagcactttaagaaatttgtgaattttattttagaccATATTATGCTAACACAATTGCATTACACTTTTTACGCccattttttactctttttcctttttgcaaaTTTTGTACCCAACTTTTTTACATTTTGGTGAATTTGACCCctaacattttcttttagaaaaatttgCCCCCTCCTTTTGCTCTATTAACAGAAAAATGACAGAAGGAAAAATTagtcagtttttttttctttctaaagtaagggataaaatatgttaaattaatatGTTAGAGCTTAAATtggcaaaatattaaaaagctGGAGGTAAAAAGTATCAGTaagccaaaaaaataattaattacatgcCCTGTATGTAATTAATTCTAAGGTATTTTAACAATGATTCACATTTCACACCAATACCAATATCATAGTAAcgaaaaaagttatataaaatttttattatgaacATGTGATGGTGCAATTGTGCACAATGAATGctaaacataaaaaggaaaatgtgaacATTTGTGGTTTAATACTTTTCACATGTCACAATGAATCTCCCttgctccttcaacgttagcaataCAAAAATCTcgaactttttttctttgactCTCCATCTCTTATATTTCTAATCTCCAGGTTCCCCATCCTCCCAGACTCTTGAACAACTAAACTCGCTATTACGAAGAAGTTATAATAATTGCCATGCCACTGCTCATAACTCACAAGTTTAATTGCTTTTTTAGAGAGCTTTGTGCCTTTAGTTATTGTTATTACCCAGAAAAAATTTGTTAGCCAAATTCAACCAGTTGATATGATAAATCAGTTAGCCAAGTTGTTGTCGATATACCAgatgaagataaagataaataaattcaaaagttaAGATTTAGCAAATATGAGTTCAACTCGTCAATGGAAGCTTGCACCTATCGTGGATCCTAAAAACAAGGAGCGTCCAACATAGTTGTTATGATTAAAGTTTCAAAGATATGTTAAGATCAACTGAACATGCCTAAGAGACATGGATGAAAATCAAAGCTAAGAAGATGCATTTGAAGATAGGGTTAGCCAAAGTATGTGTATTTTAGCAGAAATCGATAGTTAGAAGCCAATAGTGGACCAACATTGATAGACACAATTTTTAGGCAGTTATTTTAGATATTCTTCTATATATGTGTTTGAAAATGTTAGAAAGACACTACATACCAATCAATGAATATAATAATCTTTTttagctatttttttttaaaatgatctaCAATGTCATTATAGTATTAAGAGagtatttttaagaaataagagaaaaaatatcttTGTGATCAATATCTTCCTTCTCGTAAAATTTTTGGTGACaatacaaattttatatatctcaATATTACCCATTGAATCTCTTTTGAGTATAGATATTTATTTCCAAAATTATGGGTTTCGCACTTTCAGGCAATATGACGATATCCCAAATATCATGTTCAACCATtggttttattatatcatttatgaCATCAATTCACTTGAGAGTTAGAGTACAACATGACTTGACTAAAGTCGATTAGGCCTTCTCAAtcaacctaatgtcat is a genomic window containing:
- the LOC114367283 gene encoding uncharacterized protein LOC114367283 — encoded protein: MFDLYFVPSLECQTCGRPEVMSRQHIWTLEITQSILGAPGPLRLPNCAMTHVNVCGQHMTILRRFGPPLQWNVVVVDGGVRRRYVVQPWYQFLADNDFSHGDEVSFYYRTIDKIWEIVIRRRKNWEY